The DNA segment TGCCTCCAGAGCACCGCTCTTGCGAAGGCTTGTTCCTTAGTTTCCAGTATCCGGTGGAAATCCCGGGTGTAAGCATGGTGAATTTCATGCGTACAGCGGTAAATGAACACCGCAAATACAAAGGACAGGAGCCGCTTTCTGCTTCAGACTTCCTGAAACTGATGCGTGAAAAACGCGAAATCGTTGAGCTGGACAACAAGCTTGCCAGCCGTTCGGTAAACGAAGGTTTCTCCGGTGGTGAAAAGAAACGTAACGAGATTTTCCAGATGGCAATGCTCGAACCACGCCTTTCTATCCTTGATGAAACGGATTCAGGTCTTGATATCGATGCCCTTCGTGTGGTTGCTACCGGTGTAAATACGCTTCGTAGCGAACATAACGCAACTATTGTGATTACCCACTACCAGCGTTTGTTAGACTACATCAAGCCTGAATTTGTACACGTACTATACAAAGGTCGTATCGTAAAATCAGCAGGTCCTGAGCTTGCACTCGAACTGGAAGACAGAGGTTACGACTGGATTCGCAAAGAGTGGGGTGATTAAGAAAAGATGACCTCCCTCCCGATAACTATCGGGACCCTCCCAAGGAGGGGTTTACAGAATACCATGTCAATGGTAAATAATAAATCGAGTATCACTCATTTTATGGATTCCCATTGGGAATAGAGGGGCTTTTTAAATATGAAAACAGAACAACAATATATAGACTTGTACAATCAGGCCCACGGACTGATTAAGAGTCACTCATCGGAGGTGCTGAATGCACCCCGCGAGAAAGCCTTTGAGGATTTTGTCCGCAACGGTTTTCCCAAGAAAGATTCGGAGGAATACAAATACACCGACGTTGCATCGTTTTTTGACTGGGATTTCGGGTTGAATCTGACCCGATTGAATATTCCCGTTGACCCGTATGAAGTGTTTCATTGTGACGTTCCGAATTTGAGTACTGCTCTTTACTTTTTGGTAAATGACAGCTTCTACAAAAAATTCCAACCGACCGCCCAATTGCCTGAGTCGGTATTTGTCGGAAGCCTGAAAGAGTTTTCGGAGCAAAAACCGGAGATTGCAGCCAAATACTACGGAAAACTGGCTAAAACCGAAAATGACGGTTTGGTTGCCTTCAATACCACATTCGCTCAGGATGGCTTTGTGGTTTACGTTCCCAAGAATACTGTCATTGAGAAGCCGCTTCAGTTGGTAAATATCCTTCGCGGAGATGTTGACTCTATGGCTAACCGCCGGTTGTTGATTATCATGGAAGATAACTCTGAAGCTAAATTACTTGTTTGCGACCACTCGATAGATGAAAAAATCACGTTCCTCGCCACGCAGGTAACGGAAATCTTTGTAGGGGAAAATGCCCGTTTCGATTTCTACGAAATGGAGGAAAACAGCGTAAATACCCGTCGTGTTGCTTCAACTTTCCTTTCTCAGGAGGCAAACTCCAATGTGATGGTAAACGGCATTACTTTGCACAACGGCAAGACCCGCAACAACTACCACGTTGTTTTCAAAGGTGAAAATGCAGAACATCACCTGGGCGGAATTGCGATTGTGGACAAAACGCAGACTGTCGATAATCATTCCTTCATCGACCACGCCGTTCCCCGCTGTTTAAGCAACGAGAACTTCAAATATGTTCTGGACGAATATTCTGTCGGAGCATTCACCGGAAAAATTTTGGTTCGTCCGGATGCCCAGAAAACCGAAGCATACCAGTCCAACAAGAATATCTGTACGACCCGCGAAGCAAAAATGTACACCAAGCCTCAGCTTGAGATTTATGCCGATGATGTCAAATGTAGCCACGGTGCCACTATCGGTCAAATTGACGAAACGGCGCTCTTCTACATGCGTGCCCGTGGAATCTCGGAAGCAGAAGCGCGTATGTTATTGAAATTTGCCTTCATGGCCGATGTTATCGACACAATACGTATGGAAGCGTTGAAAGACCGGCTCAAACTGTTGGTGGAAAAACGTTTCCGTGGCGAGCTGGCCAAATGTGCGGGTTGCAACTTATGTAATTAAGATATTGTGTGCCAATGGAGAGCTTTTCCATTGGCATATTTTCAAATAAAACAAAAGCAAAGACTATGCTTGACGTTCAAAAAATACGAGCCGACTTTCCCATCCTTTCCCGGAAAATCTACGGAAAGGACTTGATATATTTCGACAATGGAGCGACTACTCAAAAGCCCCGTTGCGTGGTGGAGAAAATCGAAGAGGGATACTATAACGTGAATGCCAATATCCACCGCGGCGTTCACTACCTGAGCCAGGAAGCAACCGAAGCTCATGAAGCAGCCCGTCGTACCGTTCAGAAATTCATCAATGCCAAAGAGGCACACGAAATTATCTTTACACGTGGTACTACCGAAGCTATCAATCTTGTGGCATCGTCATTTGGCGAACTGCTTTCAGCAGGAGATGAAGTTATTATATCGGAGATGGAACACCACTCCAACATCGTTCCCTGGCAATTGCTGGAGACCCGCAAAGGCATTAAGCTCCGCGTCATTCCGATGAATGACAATGGAGAATTGTTGCTGGACGAATACCAGAAGCTGTTCAATGAACGGACAAAGCTGGTTTCCGTGATGCACGTTTCCAATGTAATGGGAACGGTTAATCCGGTGAAGGAAATTATCGACTTTGCTCACTCCAAAGGTGTTCCGGCATTGATTGACGGAGCGCAGTCGGTTCCGCACATGAAGATTGATGTGCAGGAACTGGATGCCGATTTTTACGCTTTCTCAGCGCATAAAATCTACGGACCGAACGGTATTGGAGTTTTATACGGAAAAACCGAATGGCTGGAGAAAATACCTCCTTATCAGGGCGGTGGTGAAATGATTGCCACGGTCTCTTTTGAGAAAACGACATTCAATGAACTGCCGTTTAAGTTTGAAGCCGGAACTCCGGACTATATCGGGTCAACCGGATTGGCAGCAGCTTTGGACTATGTATCGGCAATTGGTATGGATAACATTGCTGCTTATGAGGATGAGCTACTGCATTATGCAACTGAAAAATTGCTTGAGATAGACGGCCTGCGCATATTGGGAACAGCAGCTCACAAAGGTGCTGTAATTTCATTCTTAGTGGGCAATATTCACCACTACGATATGGGCATGTTGCTCGATAAACTGGGAATTGCTGTCCGTACCGGTCACCACTGCGCTCAACCATTGATGAAGCGCTTGGGTGTGGAAGGAACGGTTCGCGCTTCCTTCTCATTTTACAATACCAAAGAAGAGATCGACGCGTTGGTGTCTGCCGTGAAACGCATTGCCAGCATGTTCTAAATTTGACTATATTTGCAGGAGCAGGTAACAGTGTACTAACTGTTGTCTGCTCCTGCTTTTTTATTTGCAAAAACTATGAATATCGACGAAGCTTACTACTCTGCCGTTGACCTGCTCAAAGCGCTCATCGCCATACCTTCACTCAGTCGGGAAGAGGATCAGGCGGCAGACTATATGTATAATTTCCTCCAAAGTCATGGCCTGGAGGTTTTCCGCAAAGGCAACAACAACTGGTGTTTTGCTCATCCCTACGATGCAGCCAAACCAACTATTCTGCTGAATTCTCACATCGATACCGTAAAAGCGGCATCATCCTGGACCAAGAATCCATTGGAACCACTGGAAGAAGAAGGCAAGCTGTACGGACTGGGAAGTAACGATGCCGGAGCCAGTCTGGTTTCACTACTCCATACGTTTCTGGTTTTACGGGAAAAAGCGCTGCCGTATAATCTGCTTTTCCTGGCTTCTTGCGAGGAGGAGGTTTCAGGGAAAAATGGCGCTGAAGCAGCATTGCCGGAATTGCCTTCCATCTCATTTGCAGTTGTAGGAGAACCGACTGGCATGAACGCTGCCATTGCCGAAAAAGGGCTGATGGTACTCGACTGTGTCGTGCATGGAAAGTCAGGCCACGCAGCCCGCAATGAGGGTGACAATGCCATCTACAAAGCGCTACCCATCATCGAGAAATTCCGCGATTACCATTTCCCAAAGCAAACCAACCTGCTCGGCCCGGTGAAAATGACAGTCAGTGTCATTAAAGCAGGAACGCAACACAACGTTGTTCCTGACCGTTGCGAATTTACCGTAGATGTCCGTTCAAACGAATGCTATACCAACGAAGAAATTTTCAATATCCTGAAGGAGGAGATGACCTGCGACATCACGCCGCGCTCTTTCCGCCTGAACTCTTCGAGCATTGACACAAACCATCCCTTCGTGCAACGCGCTCAATTGCTGGGCAAAACCATCTATGGTTCACCAACGCTTTCGGACCAGACCTTTATGCGTTTCCCTACGGTGAAAATGGGCCCCGGAGATTCTGCCCGTTCTCATACAGCTGATGAATTCATTTACTTAGATGAAATCCGGGAGGCGATTCAGATTTACGTGAAATTGTTGGATGGATTGGAGCTGTAAGTAAGTTATGCGGATTACTCATCTTCGACATAATCAGATTGATAAAGAAAAATGGGATGCGACAATAGCGAACGCTGCAAATTGTCGCATCTATGCTTTGTCGTGGTATCTCGATATTGTGTCGCCCGGATGGGAGACATTGGCTACGGAAGAGTATCAATATGTGATGCCTTTGCCTGTCAAAAGGAAATTTGGATTTCCCTATTTGGTGCAACCGCTTTGTTGCCAGCAATTGGGTGTATTTTCAGCGTTAAGCATCGCATCAGAGATAGTAACGGATTTTATTCACTCAATTCCTTATTTCAGATATGATCTTCAGCTAAACTCTTCTAATCCTCTATCTGAGAGTATTATTCGCACCAATATCACTATCGATCTTTCTCTTCCATTCGAAGACTTGAAAAAGAAATATTCGAAGAATACCATTCGTAATATCAATAAGACAACCAAAGAGAAGCTGAAAATTAGTTCCGGAGTAGAGTTTAATCTGTTTCGAAACTTTATTTTGAAAGAATCCCGGTTTTATACACCGGAAATTATATCTATCATTGAGAACCTCTATCAAGTTGCTCATCTTAAAGATCAAACCGAAATCTGGGGTGTCTTTCAGGAAAATACTCTTCTCACAGCCACCTTTTTTCTCAAATACAAAGAAAGATATTATTACCTTGCACCAGTCTCTTCCGAAAAAGGAAAACAACTTTCAGCGATGTTTGCTTTAATGAACCAGTTTCTGATTGAAAAGTCTGGAAAAACTTCTATTCTGGACTTTGAAGGTTCTTCCCTACCTGAGGTTGCTCGGTTTTATACGGGATTGGGAGGTGAAAAAGAAGAATACTACCGAATCCGGAGAGAATTCCCCCTTCTTGATCTTTTTCGGAAGAAGTAGTTCTATTGAGAATTCAGAACCTGATTATATATCTCAATTAATTGTCTAACAATAACCTCTTTGTGCGCAATATTGCGGGCATGTTGGGAAAGTCTTTTCCGATCAAACGATTCGATATTCTTCACCATTCTGAGCATAGCCCCGGCAAATGCCTCCGGGTCTTCATTCGGAACACGGTAGCCGCAAAATGAAGGAACCACAAACTCCGGAACCACGTCAGTGCAAACCACAGGCAAGCCCGTGCTTAATGCCTCCACTGTTGCAATCGATTGAGATTCGACCCGACTGGAAAGTAAGAATGCATCGGCAGAATGCATCAGCTCCCTGACTTCTTCACGGGATAACTCACCGGTAAAAACAATCTTATCACGGTTAAGGCAATCCGAAAGTATCTTTTGAAACTTCGGTGAATCAAAATATTCGCCTGCAATGGAGAGTTTCACATCCGGATGCTTTTCGCAAAATCGATCAAAGGCTTTCAGGAGTATATCGTAGCCCTTTACTTTATAAAATCCATTGGCACAGATGAAATGGAACGGTTTGTTTGGGTCCCTCTCTTTGTAATGGAAAAAATCGGTATCGACAATATTGGGAACGGCTTTCCAGGGAACCTTTTCACCTGAATAGATCGAGATCTTCCGCATCAGTTGATCTGAAACGGGAATTATGAAATCGGCATTTTCAAAAGTCTTCTGATAGTATGGATCTTTCCATGCCGGAAATTGCCTGATGGAGAATTCACTTTGCAGGGCAAATACCCCCCGGTGTTCGGTAATCACATAGGTTACACCAAACCTTTCCTTGATGATTGCCGCAGCCAGCCCTCCCCAGGTAGAACTGTGGACATGTATTAAATCGGGCAGCCCTTGTTCGAGCTGGTATTTTTCAAAAAGGTCAAGAGTTTTTTTTACCCAGTATTCAATATTAAACTTTTCGCTTTTAGGAAGTTGTCGGGTGAAGCAACGGTAGGTAAGTAATCCCCTTTCCATTTGACTGAAACTTTTCCACGAAGAGGTTAGATATTTCATTTGGTCAAATGTAACGGATAATGATACATTTGCCAATACATCTACCTCAATCCCTTGTTCCTGAATAAACAAAGCTTGTTCTTGTATAAAATAGGCTCTTCCTGGCAGATACCAGGAGGGAAGGATCAGGATTTTCATTTCAATAGTCCGGTAATTAGTTTCACGAATCTTCGTTTTGAAACGACTAAGAATCGAAGCAGTATAAAATAACAGGTAAGCAATCGCCAGGGGATTTTATTGTAAAAACGCAATTTTTGCAGCATTTCCCGGTGCTGTATGGTGAAACTGTATTTCTCTGCGATTTCTCTGGCGATTCTTTTGTCTCCGTAGATCGAGTCAAGAATACCTTTATGCAAAGCGGCATAGGCCAGAAATTCATTTTTTGTAGAATTCCCCGGTTCCAGAAACTGTGCGTAATGATCCGACTCACTTGAACGTAATCTTTTCAGGGTATCATTCTCATTGCAAAAATACCAGGATAACCTTTTATTGGTAAAGCAAACCGGATAGGTTGATGCTATTTTTATCCATGTAAAAAGGTCCTCCCGATG comes from the Parabacteroides sp. FAFU027 genome and includes:
- the sufC gene encoding Fe-S cluster assembly ATPase SufC, with product MLEIKNLHANINGKEILRGINLTVRPGEVHAIMGPNGSGKSTLSSVLAGNPAFTVTDGEVNFYGKNLLDLPPEHRSCEGLFLSFQYPVEIPGVSMVNFMRTAVNEHRKYKGQEPLSASDFLKLMREKREIVELDNKLASRSVNEGFSGGEKKRNEIFQMAMLEPRLSILDETDSGLDIDALRVVATGVNTLRSEHNATIVITHYQRLLDYIKPEFVHVLYKGRIVKSAGPELALELEDRGYDWIRKEWGD
- the sufD gene encoding Fe-S cluster assembly protein SufD, whose amino-acid sequence is MKTEQQYIDLYNQAHGLIKSHSSEVLNAPREKAFEDFVRNGFPKKDSEEYKYTDVASFFDWDFGLNLTRLNIPVDPYEVFHCDVPNLSTALYFLVNDSFYKKFQPTAQLPESVFVGSLKEFSEQKPEIAAKYYGKLAKTENDGLVAFNTTFAQDGFVVYVPKNTVIEKPLQLVNILRGDVDSMANRRLLIIMEDNSEAKLLVCDHSIDEKITFLATQVTEIFVGENARFDFYEMEENSVNTRRVASTFLSQEANSNVMVNGITLHNGKTRNNYHVVFKGENAEHHLGGIAIVDKTQTVDNHSFIDHAVPRCLSNENFKYVLDEYSVGAFTGKILVRPDAQKTEAYQSNKNICTTREAKMYTKPQLEIYADDVKCSHGATIGQIDETALFYMRARGISEAEARMLLKFAFMADVIDTIRMEALKDRLKLLVEKRFRGELAKCAGCNLCN
- a CDS encoding cysteine desulfurase — protein: MLDVQKIRADFPILSRKIYGKDLIYFDNGATTQKPRCVVEKIEEGYYNVNANIHRGVHYLSQEATEAHEAARRTVQKFINAKEAHEIIFTRGTTEAINLVASSFGELLSAGDEVIISEMEHHSNIVPWQLLETRKGIKLRVIPMNDNGELLLDEYQKLFNERTKLVSVMHVSNVMGTVNPVKEIIDFAHSKGVPALIDGAQSVPHMKIDVQELDADFYAFSAHKIYGPNGIGVLYGKTEWLEKIPPYQGGGEMIATVSFEKTTFNELPFKFEAGTPDYIGSTGLAAALDYVSAIGMDNIAAYEDELLHYATEKLLEIDGLRILGTAAHKGAVISFLVGNIHHYDMGMLLDKLGIAVRTGHHCAQPLMKRLGVEGTVRASFSFYNTKEEIDALVSAVKRIASMF
- a CDS encoding M20 family metallo-hydrolase, encoding MNIDEAYYSAVDLLKALIAIPSLSREEDQAADYMYNFLQSHGLEVFRKGNNNWCFAHPYDAAKPTILLNSHIDTVKAASSWTKNPLEPLEEEGKLYGLGSNDAGASLVSLLHTFLVLREKALPYNLLFLASCEEEVSGKNGAEAALPELPSISFAVVGEPTGMNAAIAEKGLMVLDCVVHGKSGHAARNEGDNAIYKALPIIEKFRDYHFPKQTNLLGPVKMTVSVIKAGTQHNVVPDRCEFTVDVRSNECYTNEEIFNILKEEMTCDITPRSFRLNSSSIDTNHPFVQRAQLLGKTIYGSPTLSDQTFMRFPTVKMGPGDSARSHTADEFIYLDEIREAIQIYVKLLDGLEL
- a CDS encoding glycosyltransferase, with the protein product MKILILPSWYLPGRAYFIQEQALFIQEQGIEVDVLANVSLSVTFDQMKYLTSSWKSFSQMERGLLTYRCFTRQLPKSEKFNIEYWVKKTLDLFEKYQLEQGLPDLIHVHSSTWGGLAAAIIKERFGVTYVITEHRGVFALQSEFSIRQFPAWKDPYYQKTFENADFIIPVSDQLMRKISIYSGEKVPWKAVPNIVDTDFFHYKERDPNKPFHFICANGFYKVKGYDILLKAFDRFCEKHPDVKLSIAGEYFDSPKFQKILSDCLNRDKIVFTGELSREEVRELMHSADAFLLSSRVESQSIATVEALSTGLPVVCTDVVPEFVVPSFCGYRVPNEDPEAFAGAMLRMVKNIESFDRKRLSQHARNIAHKEVIVRQLIEIYNQVLNSQ